Proteins found in one Oncorhynchus mykiss isolate Arlee chromosome 17, USDA_OmykA_1.1, whole genome shotgun sequence genomic segment:
- the LOC118940430 gene encoding histone H3-like, producing MSRRRCRLYKLHIGILRLYSDCERRKLASAMARTKQTARKSTGGKAPRKQLATKAARKSAPATGGVKKPHRYRPGTVALREIRRYQKSTELLIRKLPFQRLVREIAQDFKTDLRFQSSAVMALQEASEAYLVGLFEDTNLCAIHAKRVTIMPKDIQLARRIRGERA from the coding sequence atgagcagaCGCCGCTGCCGGCTTTATAAACTTCACATAGGCATTTTGAGGCTATACTCCGACTGTGAAAGAAGGAAGCTAGCTAGCGCCATGGCCAGAACCAAGCAAACCGCTCGCAAATCCACCGGTGGCAAAGCACCCAGGAAGCAGCTCGCCACCAAGGCTGCGCGCAAGAGCGCCCCGGCCACCGGCGGCGTGAAGAAGCCTCACCGTTACAGGCCCGGCACCGTGGCTCTTAGAGAGATCCGTCGTTACCagaagtccactgagctgctgatccgcaaactgcctttccagcgcctggtgcgagaaattgcccaggactttaagaccgacctgcgcttccagagttccgcagtgatggccctgcaggaggcaagcgaggcttacctggtcggcctgttcgaggacaccaacctgtgcgccatccacgccaagagggtgaccatcatgcccaaggacatccagctggcccgtcgtattcgcggagagcgcgcataa
- the LOC110510949 gene encoding histone H4, producing MSGRGKGGKGLGKGGAKRHRKVLRDNIQGITKPAIRRLARRGGVKRISGLIYEETRGVLKVFLENVIRDAVTYTEHAKRKTVTAMDVVYALKRQGRTLPEAVHVRKLASAMARTKQTARKSTGGKAPRKQLATKAARKSAPATGGVKKPHRYRPGTVALREIRRYQKSTELLIRKLPFQRLVREIAQDFKTDLRFQSSAVMALQEASEAYLVGLFEDTNLSSEHTMSGRGKGGKGLGKGGAKRHRKVLRDNIQGITKPAIRRLARRGGVKRISGLIYEETRGVLKVFLENVIRDAVTYTEHAKRKTVTAMDVVYALKRQGRTLYGFGG from the exons ATGTCTGGAAGAGGTAAAGGCGGCAAGGGACTCGGAAAAGGAGGCGCCAAGCGTCACCGTAAGGTTCTCCGCGATAACATCCAGGGAATCACCAAGCCCGCCATTCGCCGTCTGGCTCGCCGTGGCGGCGTGAAGCGTATCTCCGGGCTGATCTACGAGGAGACCCGCGGTGTCCTGAAGGTGTTCCTTGAGAACGTGATCCGTGACGCCGTCACCTACACCGAGCACGCCAAGAGGAAGACCGTTACGGCCATGGACGTGGTCTACGCTCTGAAACGCCAGGGACGCACCCT TCCTGAAGCAG TGCATGT AAGGAAGCTAGCTAGCGCCATGGCCAGAACCAAGCAAACCGCTCGCAAATCCACCGGTGGCAAAGCACCCAGGAAGCAGCTCGCCACCAAGGCTGCGCGCAAGAGCGCCCCGGCCACCGGCGGCGTGAAGAAGCCTCACCGTTACAGGCCCGGCACCGTGGCTCTTAGAGAGATCCGTCGTTACCagaagtccactgagctgctgatccgcaaactgcctttccagcgcctggtgcgagaaattgcccaggactttaagaccgacctgcgcttccagagttccgcagtgatggccctgcaggaggcaagcgaggcttacctggtcggcctgttcgaggacaccaacctgt CTAGTGAACACACGATGTCTGGAAGAGGTAAAGGCGGCAAGGGACTCGGAAAAGGAGGCGCCAAGCGTCACCGTAAGGTTCTCCGCGATAACATCCAGGGAATCACCAAGCCCGCCATTCGCCGTCTGGCTCGCCGTGGCGGCGTGAAGCGTATCTCCGGGCTGATCTACGAGGAGACCCGCGGTGTCCTGAAGGTGTTCCTTGAGAACGTGATCCGTGACGCCGTCACCTACACCGAGCACGCCAAGAGGAAGACCGTTACGGCCATGGACGTGGTCTACGCTCTGAAACGCCAGGGACGCACCCTGTACGGTTTCGGCGGTTAA
- the LOC118940429 gene encoding histone H2B, which translates to MPEPAKSAPKKGSKKAVTKTAGKGGKKRRKSRKESYAIYVYKVLKQVHPDTGISSKAMGIMNSFVNDIFERIAGESSRLAHYNKRSTITSREIQTAVRLLLPGELAKHAVSEGTKAVTKYTSSK; encoded by the coding sequence ATGCCCGAGCCAGCAAAGTCCGCGCCCAAGAAGGGCTCCAAGAAAGCCGTCACCAAGACCGCAGGGAAAGGCGGCAAGAAACGCCGAAAGTCGAGGAAGGAGAGCTACGCCATTTACGTGTACAAAGTCCTGAAGCAGGTCCACCCCGATACCGGCATCTCCTCCAAGGCCATGGGAATCATGAACTCGTTCGTGAACGACATCTTCGAGCGTATCGCCGGAGAGTCGTCTCGCCTGGCCCACTACAACAAGCGTTCCACCATCACCTCCAGGGAGATCCAGACCGCAGTGCGCCTGCTGCTCCCCGGAGAGCTGGCCAAGCACGCAGTGTCCGAGGGCACCAAGGCCGTGACCAAGTACACCAGCTCCAAGTAA
- the LOC118940134 gene encoding histone H1: MAEVAPAPAAAAPAKAPKKKAAAKPKKAGPSVGELIVKAVSASKERSGVSLAALKKSLAAGGYDVEKNNSRVKIAVKSLVTKGTLVQTKGTGASGSFKLNKKAVEAKKPAKKAAAPKAKKVAAKKPAAAKKPKKVAAKKAVAAKKSPKKAKKPATPKKAAKSPKKVKKPAAAAKKAAKSPKKATKAAKPKAAKPKAAKAKKAAPKKK, from the coding sequence ATGGCAGAAGTCGCACCAGCACCCGCCGCCGCCGCGCCGGCCAAGGCACCCAAGAAGAAGGCAGCAGCCAAGCCCAAGAAAGCGGGACCCAGCGTAGGCGAGCTCATCGTCAAGGCGGTGTCCGCCTCCAAGGAGAGGAGCGGCGTGTCCCTGGCCGCGCTCAAGAAGTCTCTGGCGGCAGGCGGCTACGACGTGGAGAAGAACAACTCCCGTGTCAAGATCGCCGTCAAGAGCCTCGTCACCAAGGGCACCCTGGTCCAGACCAAGGGCACCGGTGCTTCCGGCTCCTTCAAGCTCAACAAGAAGGCCGTCGAGGCAAAGAAGCCCGCCAAGAAAGCCGCAGCCCCCAAAGCTAAGAAGGTGGCCGCCAAGAAGCCCGCCGCCGCCAAGAAGCCCAAGAAGGTAGCAGCCAAGAAGGCCGTGGCCGCAAAGAAGTCCCCCAAGAAGGCCAAGAAGCCCGCTACACCCAAAAAGGCCGCCAAGAGCCCAAAGAAGGTGAAGAAGCCCGCCGCAGCGGCCAAGAAAGCGGCCAAGAGCCCCAAGAAGGCTACCAAGGCAGCGAAGCCCAAAGCCGCCAAGCCCAAGGCGGCCAAGGCCAAGAAGGCAGCCCCCAAGAAGAAGTAA
- the LOC118940133 gene encoding histone H2A: protein MSGRGKTGGKARAKAKTRSSRAGLQFPVGRVHRLLRKGNYAERVGAGAPVYLAAVLEYLTAEILELAGNAARDNKKTRIIPRHLQLAVRNDEELNKLLGGVTIAQGGVLPNIQAVLLPKKTEKAVKAK from the coding sequence ATGAGCGGAAGAGGCAAAACCGGAGGCAAGGCCAGGGCGAAGGCAAAGACACGTTCATCCCGTGCCGGGCTCCAGTTCCCCGTGGGCCGTGTGCACAGGCTGCTGCGTAAAGGCAACTACGCCGAGCGTGTGGGCGCTGGCGCACCAGTGTACCTGGCCGCAGTGCTCGAGTACCTGACTGCTGAGATCCTGGAGTTGGCCGGAAACGCTGCCCGTGACAACAAGAAGACTCGTATCATCCCCCGTCACCTGCAGCTGGCAGTCCGTAACGACGAGGAGCTGAACAAACTGCTTGGCGGCGTGACCATCGCTCAGGGTGGTGTTCTGCCCAACATCCAGGCAGTGCTGCTCCCCAAGAAGACTGAGAAGGCCGTCAAAGCCAAGTAA